In a genomic window of Verrucomicrobiota bacterium:
- a CDS encoding DUF11 domain-containing protein, translating into MSCIRRPRLHPRSIPFFRPWVVLLLSVLVLTRADGAPILSSLEPRSGPPGATVTIQGTDLSQVYAVTFGGVPADFSVLSATRLIAIVPKHVLSGPVIVESRTGNASSPTHFLAPPRVLRVRPARAAPGTTILIEGANFGNATHVYLGTTPIDFQRTSSSQIFAVLPNATTNAQLAVVSSVGFGLSPSPYAITGPAPIVDAFEPALGPPGSGFHVFGANLENVSQVFLGSVAASFLRTAIDQLEVTVPATALTGPLVLRGSLGSVTSSVPYVVTRAPVIRQFAPTLGRPGTAVLIEGINFEDLLGASVNGKSVSGIASAAPGQIQITIPEGATSGPLRVTNRFGTGTSTNSFTLATGPLILDFDPPFGAAGSPVRIEGINFSGLTGPAAVRFGSRPAASYAVTADTQIQAVVPEGFAEGLIVVSNRSGASTSSVPFLVTGRAPFVTSIEPASGPPGTVVKITGINLDAATAVRFNGQIAAGVEITAPTQLFAMAPAGVTTGPLIVSSPRGSSSNRWVFSGLPRMGPLVKRIAIAGEEVLVRGTNFSGATSLRLGELELVFTLSSTNELRFVLPATALRGSLTLETDAGIHTLPESLGVAPTVAGFDPLFGPAGSLVTLTGSGFGEVSAVLLGEVAADFAARAPDRLEMRVPAGATNGVLTVRTPDGTARSTNVFIVTGTSDLRTRVEFPGAPVAPGNMFEWWITVTNAGPLAASRVGLTNTFPTSVQIDSVASAWPVVKLANRVEVALGVMTNGQSATVRLRGTAPRSGYFTNTARAFGFELDPFPINNVSHARAVVLSETDRTLMLHRGVGTASRVVVTWPQSGLPLQLETTADLVSPILWLPVTTGIIPSEGRFVFTNTTAGRERYFRLTLPPDSANIP; encoded by the coding sequence ATGTCCTGTATTCGCCGACCCAGATTACACCCTCGTTCGATTCCGTTTTTTCGCCCGTGGGTTGTGCTTCTCTTGAGTGTGCTGGTTCTCACACGGGCCGATGGCGCTCCGATTCTTTCTTCGCTGGAGCCGCGCTCGGGTCCGCCCGGCGCCACCGTGACCATCCAAGGCACCGACTTGTCCCAAGTTTACGCCGTGACCTTCGGGGGCGTGCCGGCGGATTTTTCCGTGCTCTCCGCGACGCGCTTGATCGCCATCGTGCCCAAGCACGTGTTGAGCGGGCCGGTGATTGTGGAATCCAGGACGGGAAACGCCTCAAGCCCGACCCATTTCCTGGCGCCGCCCCGAGTTCTCAGGGTGCGCCCGGCTCGCGCCGCCCCTGGCACCACCATCCTCATTGAAGGGGCCAATTTCGGCAATGCCACCCATGTGTATTTGGGCACGACTCCCATCGATTTCCAGCGGACTTCCTCCAGCCAGATCTTTGCTGTGCTTCCCAACGCGACGACCAATGCCCAACTGGCCGTGGTCAGCAGTGTGGGGTTCGGCCTCAGCCCGTCGCCTTATGCGATCACGGGTCCAGCCCCCATCGTGGACGCCTTTGAACCCGCGCTGGGACCGCCGGGTTCAGGTTTTCACGTTTTTGGCGCCAATCTGGAAAATGTGTCGCAGGTTTTTCTGGGAAGCGTGGCCGCGTCCTTCTTAAGAACCGCGATCGACCAACTGGAGGTGACCGTGCCGGCGACGGCGTTGACCGGACCCCTTGTTCTGCGGGGCAGCCTCGGCAGTGTCACCAGCAGTGTGCCCTATGTCGTCACTCGTGCTCCCGTCATTCGGCAATTCGCCCCGACGCTGGGACGGCCGGGGACCGCGGTCCTGATCGAAGGCATCAATTTCGAGGACCTCTTGGGCGCGAGTGTGAACGGCAAGAGCGTCTCCGGCATCGCCAGCGCCGCTCCGGGCCAAATCCAGATCACCATTCCTGAAGGCGCGACCTCCGGACCGTTGCGTGTCACCAACCGGTTTGGAACCGGCACCAGCACCAACTCATTCACCCTTGCCACGGGGCCCTTGATTCTCGACTTCGATCCGCCCTTCGGCGCGGCGGGATCCCCGGTTCGGATCGAAGGCATCAATTTTTCAGGGCTAACGGGGCCGGCCGCGGTTCGCTTTGGGAGCCGACCGGCCGCGAGCTACGCGGTCACTGCCGATACGCAAATTCAGGCCGTGGTCCCGGAGGGATTCGCCGAAGGTCTGATCGTGGTCAGCAACCGGTCTGGAGCGAGCACGAGCAGCGTGCCGTTCCTGGTCACGGGGCGAGCTCCTTTCGTGACCTCCATCGAACCGGCCTCGGGACCGCCGGGAACGGTGGTGAAGATCACCGGCATTAATTTGGATGCGGCAACGGCGGTTCGATTCAATGGCCAAATCGCGGCGGGTGTCGAGATCACCGCACCCACTCAACTCTTTGCGATGGCCCCGGCCGGAGTCACCACGGGACCCCTCATCGTCTCCAGTCCGCGCGGGTCGAGTTCCAACCGATGGGTGTTTTCAGGTCTTCCCCGCATGGGACCTCTGGTGAAACGGATTGCGATAGCCGGCGAGGAGGTTCTGGTGCGCGGCACCAATTTCTCGGGTGCCACCTCGCTTCGACTGGGCGAGCTGGAGCTGGTGTTTACCCTCTCATCGACGAACGAATTGCGTTTCGTGCTGCCGGCCACCGCGCTGCGCGGATCGCTCACCCTTGAGACCGATGCCGGCATTCATACTCTGCCTGAATCCCTCGGCGTGGCGCCCACCGTGGCAGGATTCGATCCGCTTTTCGGACCGGCGGGCTCCCTGGTGACGCTGACAGGCTCGGGCTTTGGCGAGGTCTCAGCCGTGCTGCTCGGGGAGGTCGCCGCGGACTTCGCGGCGCGCGCCCCCGACCGTCTGGAGATGCGCGTGCCTGCCGGCGCCACGAACGGCGTTTTGACCGTGCGCACTCCCGACGGCACCGCTCGAAGCACGAATGTGTTCATCGTCACCGGCACCTCGGATTTGCGGACTCGAGTGGAGTTTCCCGGAGCGCCGGTCGCGCCCGGAAACATGTTCGAGTGGTGGATCACCGTGACGAACGCCGGCCCGCTCGCCGCCTCGCGGGTGGGTTTGACCAATACCTTCCCGACGAGCGTCCAAATCGACTCGGTGGCGTCGGCCTGGCCTGTGGTGAAGCTGGCCAATCGAGTGGAAGTCGCTCTGGGAGTGATGACGAACGGTCAAAGCGCGACCGTGAGACTGCGGGGAACGGCGCCGAGGTCGGGTTACTTCACCAACACGGCACGGGCGTTCGGCTTTGAGTTGGATCCATTCCCGATCAACAACGTGAGCCATGCGCGCGCGGTGGTGCTGAGCGAAACTGATCGAACGCTGATGCTGCACCGAGGGGTGGGGACAGCCAGCCGGGTGGTGGTGACGTGGCCTCAGTCCGGCCTCCCGCTTCAACTGGAAACGACGGCGGACCTTGTCTCTCCGATTCTTTGGCTCCCGGTGACCACCGGCATCATTCCCAGTGAAGGACGCTTCGTATTCACCAACACCACGGCCGGGAGAGAACGCTATTTCCGCCTCACGCTGCCGCCGGACTCAGCAAACATTCCCTAG
- a CDS encoding molybdenum cofactor guanylyltransferase — MAALEPSKPQATLQALDGEIAVCILAGGLSTRMGRPKSSLQWRGRTFLSHLKHAAAEAGWPCRIIAHDQVPRCGPLGGIATGLLTSRQTWVVFLACDMPLIHAALLQRMVRRIGPGSKPRVVRHQGTVGFPIVLPAKMGRRVLELIQEGVRSVQELSRRTGAVEVPLPKAWMFRLANINTPEDLKRLAGSGNSAGTD, encoded by the coding sequence ATGGCTGCGCTCGAACCTAGCAAACCCCAAGCGACTCTCCAAGCGCTCGATGGCGAGATCGCTGTCTGCATCCTGGCGGGCGGACTCAGCACGCGCATGGGCCGGCCCAAATCAAGTTTGCAATGGCGCGGCCGGACCTTTCTCAGTCACCTAAAACACGCCGCCGCTGAAGCCGGATGGCCCTGCCGAATCATCGCGCACGATCAAGTGCCACGGTGCGGCCCCCTCGGGGGCATCGCCACCGGCCTCCTCACCTCAAGGCAAACGTGGGTGGTTTTCCTGGCCTGCGACATGCCATTGATCCACGCCGCCCTGTTGCAACGCATGGTCCGCAGAATAGGACCGGGATCCAAACCGCGCGTGGTTCGGCACCAGGGCACGGTGGGATTTCCCATCGTGCTGCCCGCGAAAATGGGGCGGCGCGTCCTGGAGTTGATTCAAGAAGGAGTTCGGTCTGTTCAGGAACTTTCCCGGAGAACCGGAGCCGTGGAAGTGCCCCTGCCCAAAGCCTGGATGTTTCGCCTCGCCAACATCAACACCCCCGAGGACCTGAAACGTCTCGCCGGGAGTGGCAATTCGGCGGGGACGGATTAG
- a CDS encoding ABC transporter permease — protein sequence MRRILAIARLTIKAAVRYKLVWMLSALLVMAVGVMPMFLKAAGRPQDISQLLITYSLSAVVGLLGIATLWLACGTLARDIEDCQLQMVTVKPVARWEIWIGKWLGIMALNTFLLVISGAAIFLILQYRVSKLSAEDQRLLREEVLVARGSVKEPAMDVEPVVQQVFNERIKQQNVAAMDRTFVLQQVREQVKQEFQIVRPGTGRRWRIPLGLARFQSAGKPLFIRTKFTATEKSPSGTFVALWQAGVPDTPKLWRYQMSLAPDAYHQFEIPPDLFDDQGVLTVEFYNPNETSLLFQLEDGMEVLYPEAGFGLNFARGLGVILLWLGLLAFVGLAAASLLAFPVAAFFSVGLMVIVFSSGTMAQALQEGTVWEVNHETGVADEKAPVDYIILPVFRGALQLIGLVEEFSPIDSLSTGRSISWNQLGRAMLQVWVVLGGVFALFGVVTLTRREIALPPGSN from the coding sequence ATGCGCCGAATCCTCGCCATCGCCCGGCTGACCATCAAAGCTGCCGTCCGGTACAAGCTGGTTTGGATGCTCTCCGCCTTGCTGGTGATGGCGGTCGGTGTGATGCCGATGTTCTTGAAGGCGGCCGGCCGGCCGCAGGATATTTCCCAATTATTGATCACCTACTCGCTGAGCGCGGTGGTCGGACTTCTGGGCATTGCAACGTTGTGGCTGGCCTGCGGTACGCTGGCCCGAGATATTGAGGATTGCCAGTTGCAGATGGTCACGGTCAAACCGGTGGCGCGGTGGGAGATTTGGATTGGGAAATGGCTGGGGATCATGGCCCTCAACACCTTCCTGCTGGTGATCTCCGGTGCCGCCATTTTCCTCATCCTGCAATATCGAGTCTCGAAGCTGAGCGCGGAGGATCAGCGCCTCTTGCGCGAAGAGGTGCTCGTGGCGCGGGGGTCTGTCAAAGAGCCCGCCATGGACGTGGAACCCGTGGTGCAGCAGGTTTTCAACGAGCGCATCAAGCAGCAAAACGTCGCGGCCATGGATCGGACGTTTGTGTTGCAACAGGTCCGTGAGCAGGTGAAACAGGAATTCCAAATTGTTCGTCCGGGCACCGGCCGTCGTTGGAGGATTCCATTGGGGCTGGCCCGGTTTCAATCGGCTGGCAAACCCTTGTTCATTCGCACCAAGTTCACGGCGACGGAGAAAAGCCCTTCCGGCACGTTTGTGGCGCTCTGGCAGGCCGGTGTTCCCGACACACCGAAGCTGTGGCGCTACCAGATGAGCCTGGCCCCGGACGCCTATCACCAGTTTGAAATCCCTCCCGATTTGTTCGACGACCAGGGTGTCTTGACGGTGGAATTTTATAACCCAAACGAGACCAGTTTGCTGTTTCAACTCGAGGATGGCATGGAAGTGCTCTATCCCGAGGCCGGTTTCGGCCTTAATTTTGCCCGCGGCTTGGGCGTGATTCTGCTCTGGCTGGGGCTGTTGGCGTTTGTGGGTTTGGCCGCGGCCAGTCTGCTCGCGTTCCCCGTGGCGGCATTCTTTTCCGTGGGATTGATGGTCATCGTTTTTTCCAGTGGCACCATGGCCCAGGCTTTGCAGGAAGGCACCGTGTGGGAGGTCAATCACGAAACCGGCGTCGCGGATGAGAAAGCCCCCGTCGATTATATTATCCTTCCGGTCTTTCGCGGCGCTTTGCAATTGATCGGGCTGGTGGAGGAGTTTTCACCCATTGACTCCTTGAGCACGGGGCGCAGCATCTCGTGGAACCAGCTTGGCCGCGCGATGCTGCAAGTGTGGGTCGTGCTCGGGGGAGTGTTTGCCCTGTTCGGCGTGGTCACGCTGACTCGCCGCGAAATCGCCTTGCCTCCGGGGAGCAACTGA
- the cadA gene encoding cadmium-translocating P-type ATPase produces MQVSSLLSRQDSPPDHRHDHPHDHEHGEGCSDSGHHLSHTPVRLKQTIAGLIFILNSFLVEWVFPSGANVAGVSAMIGAVILGYPIVWTAIKDLQRGVLSTTELVGIAVLASFASGHYQEAGVVAFFMLIGEIIETRTAEGARASIESIIKLTPTKARRLKGNQEEEVPMQELAVGDIIRIRPGDNVAADGVIVKGQGSFNQANITGESLPVDKKAGDDVFAGTQNLTGVLEVRVSRAGQDTTIGRVRKLILDAERTKLPIMRLVDQYMGFYTPLVLVIGALVWAFTTDLSRVISVFIVSCPCAFILATPTAMVAALSSAARLGILIKNIGDLELAARITAFVFDKTGTLTKGILAVSRLAPLGGVKPAELLRIAASAEKYSNHPTAKALSQLAAEAGVPLLEPAQFTETAGRGVQAELEGAKILVGRAQWLKDNGVPDDFSSSVDVNETEGFSLVYVARGGRCIGWIGLRDETRAEARESLVDLKEAGVRRIAMISGDRQPVAIRVAREIGCEEVIGECLPQNKVDFVRQIKAKGYRVAVVGDGVNDAPALAAGDLGIAMGAAGSEVAIHSATIALMNNDLRRLPFLVRLSRSTRAVINQNFLFGVAFVIGGLVLAALKYINPVVAAIMHVLGSLIVVFNSFRLVRQGEELEPALAPSAPPPPVAPDPAQGSVPSMAPRPA; encoded by the coding sequence ATGCAAGTCTCCTCCTTATTGAGCCGTCAGGATTCGCCTCCCGATCATCGTCACGATCACCCTCATGATCATGAGCACGGAGAGGGTTGTTCAGACTCCGGGCATCATCTCTCGCACACTCCCGTGCGGTTGAAGCAAACGATTGCCGGGCTGATCTTCATTCTCAATTCGTTCCTCGTCGAGTGGGTGTTCCCGAGCGGCGCCAATGTGGCCGGGGTGAGCGCCATGATCGGCGCGGTGATTCTCGGTTATCCCATCGTTTGGACCGCGATCAAAGACTTGCAACGCGGCGTCTTGAGCACGACCGAGCTGGTCGGCATCGCCGTGCTCGCGTCTTTTGCCTCCGGCCATTATCAGGAGGCGGGAGTAGTCGCGTTTTTCATGCTGATCGGGGAGATTATCGAGACGCGCACCGCCGAGGGCGCCCGGGCCTCCATCGAGAGCATCATCAAGCTGACTCCCACCAAGGCGCGCCGGCTCAAGGGCAATCAAGAGGAGGAGGTCCCCATGCAGGAGCTCGCCGTCGGTGACATCATCCGCATCCGCCCGGGCGACAATGTCGCGGCGGACGGCGTCATTGTCAAAGGCCAGGGTTCCTTCAATCAAGCCAACATTACCGGCGAGTCTCTTCCGGTGGACAAGAAGGCGGGCGACGATGTCTTTGCCGGGACGCAGAATCTGACCGGCGTTCTCGAGGTTCGGGTCAGCCGGGCCGGCCAGGACACCACCATCGGGCGGGTGCGCAAGCTCATTTTGGACGCCGAGCGCACCAAGCTGCCGATCATGCGATTGGTCGATCAGTACATGGGCTTTTACACGCCGCTCGTGCTGGTGATCGGCGCGTTGGTCTGGGCCTTTACCACGGATCTGAGCCGCGTGATTTCCGTGTTCATTGTTTCCTGTCCTTGCGCCTTCATTCTGGCCACGCCGACGGCGATGGTGGCCGCGCTCTCGTCGGCGGCGCGTCTTGGCATCTTGATCAAGAACATCGGGGATCTTGAACTGGCGGCGCGCATCACCGCCTTCGTCTTCGACAAAACGGGCACCCTGACGAAGGGCATTCTCGCGGTGAGCCGGCTGGCTCCGCTCGGAGGAGTCAAGCCCGCAGAGCTGTTGCGCATCGCCGCCTCGGCCGAGAAATACAGCAATCATCCGACGGCCAAGGCCCTGTCGCAACTGGCCGCCGAGGCGGGCGTGCCCCTGCTCGAACCGGCCCAGTTCACCGAAACCGCCGGACGCGGTGTGCAAGCGGAGCTCGAAGGCGCGAAAATCCTGGTCGGACGCGCGCAATGGCTCAAGGACAACGGCGTCCCCGACGATTTCTCGTCTTCCGTCGATGTGAACGAAACCGAGGGTTTCAGTTTGGTCTATGTCGCTCGCGGGGGGCGTTGCATCGGCTGGATCGGATTGCGGGATGAAACCCGCGCGGAAGCGCGGGAGTCGCTCGTGGATTTGAAGGAAGCGGGCGTGCGCCGGATCGCGATGATTTCCGGAGACCGTCAGCCCGTGGCGATTCGCGTGGCCAGGGAAATCGGCTGCGAGGAGGTCATCGGCGAATGCCTTCCCCAGAACAAGGTGGATTTCGTAAGGCAAATCAAAGCGAAGGGGTATCGGGTCGCGGTGGTGGGGGATGGCGTCAACGACGCTCCGGCCCTGGCCGCTGGAGACTTGGGCATTGCCATGGGCGCGGCCGGGAGCGAGGTGGCCATTCATTCGGCCACCATTGCGCTCATGAACAACGACCTGCGCCGCCTGCCTTTCCTCGTGCGTCTTTCACGCAGCACGCGCGCCGTCATCAACCAGAACTTTTTGTTCGGAGTGGCCTTTGTCATCGGCGGCCTCGTGCTCGCGGCGCTGAAATACATCAACCCGGTGGTGGCGGCGATCATGCATGTTCTCGGGTCCTTGATTGTGGTCTTCAACAGCTTCCGACTTGTGCGCCAGGGGGAAGAATTAGAGCCCGCGCTCGCGCCTTCGGCCCCGCCACCTCCGGTCGCTCCCGACCCGGCCCAGGGCTCCGTGCCGAGCATGGCCCCGCGCCCCGCTTAA
- a CDS encoding protease modulator HflK, translating into MSEQPKGPGSPQGQPHSHEHDHPDHDHHHDHGHDHSHHDHAKAAPGNGAPVPATATGVDDAGTQALSEALSSSFKIVRFLLAGLVVLFVLSGMFTVEPNELAVKLRFGRPVGVGAEQQLLKPGWHWAFPYPIEEVVKIPVGQSHALTTTNGWYAVTPEEEARNERPAAKWSLAPGVDGYTLTGDGNIIHVRTHLKYRISDPLTYAFRFAQASNVLAHAVNNAMFHASARFSAEAALYHEKARFQEAVVGKLRDSISTLSLGISIETVDVQTSAPLEVLPKFEEVLTAQQEGDAKIRDAEGYARSALNRAGGDAAVIRNAGLNASNQLVQTVSAEAKYFSDQLPYYRSNPDLFRQRWLLEARTQVFTNAQEKHFLPVRGDGRTRELRLLLSREPQKPVAKEQP; encoded by the coding sequence ATGAGCGAGCAGCCCAAAGGACCCGGCTCGCCCCAGGGTCAACCTCATTCGCACGAGCACGATCATCCTGACCATGATCACCACCATGATCATGGGCACGATCATTCCCATCACGATCACGCCAAAGCCGCGCCGGGGAACGGGGCTCCGGTGCCTGCCACCGCCACGGGAGTCGACGACGCCGGCACCCAGGCGCTTTCCGAAGCCCTCAGCAGCAGCTTCAAGATCGTTCGCTTTCTTCTCGCCGGGCTCGTGGTCCTCTTTGTCCTGTCCGGCATGTTCACGGTCGAGCCGAACGAGCTCGCGGTCAAACTTCGCTTCGGGCGGCCCGTGGGGGTGGGCGCCGAACAACAACTGCTCAAACCCGGCTGGCATTGGGCTTTTCCTTATCCGATCGAGGAAGTCGTCAAGATTCCCGTGGGCCAAAGTCATGCCTTGACGACCACAAACGGCTGGTATGCGGTGACGCCGGAGGAAGAGGCTCGCAACGAGCGTCCCGCCGCCAAATGGTCCCTCGCCCCCGGTGTCGATGGCTACACCCTGACGGGGGACGGCAACATCATCCACGTGCGCACGCACCTCAAATACCGCATTTCGGATCCGCTCACCTACGCGTTTCGCTTTGCGCAGGCGTCGAACGTGCTCGCCCACGCTGTCAACAACGCCATGTTTCACGCTTCCGCCCGGTTCTCGGCAGAGGCCGCTCTTTATCATGAGAAGGCTCGTTTTCAAGAGGCGGTGGTGGGCAAGCTGCGCGATTCGATCAGCACCCTAAGCTTGGGCATCTCGATCGAGACCGTGGATGTGCAAACCAGCGCTCCGCTGGAGGTGCTGCCCAAGTTCGAGGAGGTTTTGACCGCGCAGCAGGAAGGCGATGCCAAGATCCGCGACGCCGAGGGATATGCGCGGAGCGCGCTCAACCGCGCCGGGGGCGATGCCGCCGTGATTCGCAACGCCGGTCTCAACGCCAGCAATCAGTTGGTTCAAACTGTTTCCGCCGAAGCCAAGTATTTTTCCGACCAGCTTCCCTATTACCGGAGCAATCCCGACCTCTTCCGCCAGCGCTGGCTGTTGGAAGCGCGAACCCAGGTGTTCACCAACGCTCAGGAGAAACATTTTCTGCCGGTGCGCGGGGACGGCCGGACCCGCGAACTGCGTCTGCTCTTGAGCCGGGAACCTCAAAAGCCCGTGGCCAAAGAACAACCGTGA
- a CDS encoding ABC transporter ATP-binding protein, with amino-acid sequence MPLAAPPSPPSTSVSGDVVIAVRGLTKEFKDFWGRRKARAVDSVDFEVRRGEVFGLLGPNGSGKSTTVKMLLGLLYPTRGTIEVFGKSPRHVVTKSRIGYLPEESYLYKYLDSTETLDFFGSLFDLPGAEKKRRAEQLLEMVGLSAARTRLVGEFSKGMQRRIGLAQALINDPDLVLLDEPTAGLDPIGCREVKDLILALARRGKTVILSSHLLSDVEDVCDRVVIYYGGKIQAMGTLKELLAAPDEVRITAPVLSRETMGRVLEILRSEAGSDRVRIDTPTQNLESYFLGVVQRARQSETATSGATSGGQVAAYLRGGADTPASSDKILERLSLAEPAAPAQAEPVAPAVDDRRLDQLAQGEAKPEQSPQAKPVDLNEANRKLSGLLGSDERKE; translated from the coding sequence ATGCCCCTCGCGGCTCCTCCCTCGCCCCCGTCCACCTCCGTGTCCGGCGACGTCGTCATCGCCGTGCGCGGCTTGACCAAGGAGTTCAAAGACTTTTGGGGCCGGCGGAAGGCGCGCGCGGTCGACAGCGTGGATTTCGAGGTGCGGCGAGGGGAGGTGTTCGGCTTGCTGGGACCCAACGGTTCGGGCAAGTCCACCACCGTCAAAATGCTGCTGGGGCTGCTCTATCCCACGCGGGGAACGATCGAGGTGTTTGGGAAATCACCGCGGCATGTCGTCACCAAGTCCCGCATCGGGTATTTGCCAGAGGAGTCCTACCTTTACAAATATCTCGATTCCACCGAGACGCTCGATTTTTTCGGCAGTCTTTTCGACTTGCCCGGAGCCGAGAAGAAACGGCGCGCGGAGCAGTTGCTCGAGATGGTCGGGCTGAGTGCGGCGCGCACGCGCCTGGTCGGCGAGTTTTCGAAGGGCATGCAGCGGCGCATCGGACTGGCGCAGGCTTTGATCAACGATCCGGATTTGGTGTTGCTGGATGAACCCACGGCCGGGCTGGATCCGATTGGCTGCCGCGAAGTCAAAGATTTGATTCTTGCGCTCGCCCGCCGCGGCAAGACCGTGATCCTGAGCAGCCACTTGCTTTCGGACGTGGAGGATGTCTGCGACCGCGTGGTGATTTACTACGGCGGCAAGATCCAAGCTATGGGCACGCTCAAGGAGTTGCTGGCCGCGCCGGACGAAGTGCGGATTACCGCGCCGGTCCTTTCCCGCGAAACCATGGGCCGAGTGCTGGAGATTCTGCGGTCGGAGGCCGGATCGGATCGCGTCCGGATCGACACACCGACGCAGAATTTGGAAAGCTATTTCCTCGGTGTCGTCCAGCGGGCGCGCCAGAGTGAGACCGCCACTTCGGGAGCCACCTCGGGAGGCCAGGTGGCGGCTTATCTCCGCGGTGGGGCGGATACCCCGGCGAGTTCGGACAAGATCCTGGAGCGGCTTTCGTTGGCTGAACCGGCGGCCCCGGCTCAGGCAGAGCCCGTAGCCCCCGCGGTGGATGATCGCCGGCTCGATCAGTTGGCCCAAGGGGAAGCCAAGCCCGAGCAGTCGCCCCAGGCCAAGCCGGTGGATCTCAACGAGGCCAATCGGAAACTCAGCGGGCTTTTGGGCTCCGACGAGCGGAAGGAGTAA
- the hflC gene encoding protease modulator HflC translates to MKRNPITLINGLLLLLIFGLMLFLFQVRSTEVAVVTTFGRFSRSITQPDFYFRMPWPIQKVYKFDNRIQAFEKKFEQTTTSDALNLLVSVYVGWRIADPKLFLDTLNGDVTKAEQTLDPLVRNVKNGVISRYAFSDLVSTNAAALKFDKIEEEMLSMIRSQARDNYGIQIDLLAINQLGLPESITTAVFNRMKAERQRRISEFRSQGEMQASIIKATAESETNRLMTLAQAEATKILGEAEREAARFYTVFAENPELYIFLKSLKALETSTKEKTTLILDPQSAPFHLLSSPAADRPQTGLTR, encoded by the coding sequence ATGAAACGCAATCCGATTACCCTGATCAACGGTCTCCTGCTCTTGCTGATTTTCGGCCTGATGCTTTTTCTTTTCCAAGTGCGAAGCACCGAGGTCGCCGTCGTGACCACCTTTGGCCGATTTTCGCGCAGCATCACCCAGCCCGACTTTTACTTTCGAATGCCCTGGCCGATTCAGAAGGTTTACAAGTTTGACAACCGCATTCAGGCGTTTGAAAAGAAGTTCGAGCAGACCACGACGTCGGACGCGCTCAACCTCCTGGTCTCGGTGTATGTGGGCTGGCGGATCGCCGACCCGAAGCTTTTCCTCGATACGTTGAACGGCGACGTCACCAAGGCGGAGCAAACCCTCGATCCGCTAGTGCGCAACGTGAAGAACGGCGTCATTTCGCGCTACGCTTTTTCGGACCTGGTGTCCACCAACGCCGCCGCCCTCAAGTTCGACAAAATCGAGGAAGAAATGCTTTCGATGATCCGCAGCCAGGCGAGGGACAACTATGGCATTCAAATCGACCTGCTGGCCATTAACCAGCTGGGTCTGCCGGAAAGCATCACCACGGCGGTGTTCAACCGCATGAAGGCCGAGCGGCAGCGCCGCATCTCCGAGTTTCGCAGCCAGGGCGAAATGCAGGCCTCCATCATCAAGGCGACCGCCGAGAGTGAAACCAACCGGCTTATGACGCTGGCGCAGGCCGAGGCCACCAAGATCTTGGGTGAAGCCGAACGCGAGGCGGCCCGGTTTTACACCGTGTTCGCGGAAAACCCCGAACTCTACATTTTTCTGAAGAGTCTGAAAGCCCTCGAAACGAGCACCAAGGAAAAGACGACCCTCATTCTCGACCCGCAGAGCGCACCGTTCCACTTGTTGAGCTCTCCCGCGGCGGATCGGCCTCAAACCGGATTAACACGATGA
- a CDS encoding serine esterase, with translation MAMLETEFIKARSGDDHRLMIVLHGLGDSMEGYRWLPDALRFPWMHYLLVNAPDAYFGGYSWYDFAGNPGPGIERSRQALFELLDAQRRAGHLPSHIFLFGFSQGCLMCLEVAARYPHRLAGFVGISGYAHEPGKLIAEMSPIAREQSFLFTHGTQDPLVPCRAVREQVHQLQNAGFRIAWKEFDKVHTIAGDEEIEVIRDFVQHRAAVGVRGGA, from the coding sequence ATGGCCATGCTTGAAACCGAGTTCATCAAGGCCCGATCCGGCGACGATCACCGCCTCATGATCGTGCTGCACGGATTGGGTGACAGCATGGAGGGATATCGCTGGCTGCCGGACGCGCTGCGGTTTCCCTGGATGCATTATCTGCTCGTGAACGCCCCCGATGCCTACTTCGGCGGCTATTCCTGGTACGATTTCGCCGGAAATCCGGGTCCGGGCATTGAACGCAGCCGCCAGGCGCTTTTCGAGTTGCTGGACGCGCAACGCCGGGCGGGGCATCTTCCCAGCCATATCTTTTTGTTCGGATTTTCCCAAGGATGTCTGATGTGCCTCGAGGTCGCTGCACGCTACCCGCATCGGCTGGCTGGGTTCGTCGGCATCAGTGGCTATGCGCATGAGCCCGGCAAACTCATCGCGGAGATGTCTCCCATCGCCCGGGAACAATCCTTCCTCTTCACTCACGGCACGCAGGATCCATTGGTGCCCTGTCGCGCGGTGCGTGAGCAAGTCCACCAATTGCAGAACGCGGGTTTCCGGATTGCTTGGAAAGAGTTCGACAAGGTCCACACCATCGCCGGGGATGAAGAAATCGAAGTGATTCGCGATTTCGTCCAACACCGCGCCGCGGTGGGCGTGCGGGGCGGCGCGTAA